Proteins from a genomic interval of Haloferax sp. Atlit-12N:
- the gdhB gene encoding glutamate dehydrogenase GdhB, which produces MASQPETTCGEPSEETTEATESESALETARQQLYHAAEYLDIDSNIVERLKYPKKVHEVTVPIERDDGTVEVFTGYRAQHDSVRGPFKGGLRYHPEVTRDECVGLGMWMTWKCAVMGLPFGGAKGGIAVNSKELSPTEKERLTRRFAQEVRDVIGPKQDIPAPDMGTDPQTMAWLMDAYSMQEGETIPGVVTGKPPVVGGSEGREEAPGRSVAIITKLACEYYDWELNNTTVAVQGYGSVGANAARLLDNWGATIIAISDVNGAMYEPGGIDTATVPSHDEVPEAVTEYADNTISNEELLTLDVDVLIPAALGNVITKENAEAIDADLIVEGANGPTTSTADSILADRGVAVIPDILANAGGVTVSYFEWLQDINRRAWSLERVNNELEAEMEAAWDAVQSEFEQRDITWRDAAYIVALSRIVEAHKARGLWP; this is translated from the coding sequence ATGGCATCCCAACCAGAGACCACATGCGGTGAGCCGAGTGAAGAGACGACAGAAGCAACCGAATCAGAATCGGCACTCGAAACAGCTCGTCAACAACTGTATCATGCTGCTGAATATTTAGATATTGACTCGAACATCGTCGAGCGGCTCAAATATCCCAAGAAGGTCCACGAAGTAACGGTCCCGATTGAGCGGGACGATGGAACAGTAGAGGTGTTCACCGGCTACCGAGCCCAACACGATAGCGTTAGGGGACCCTTCAAGGGAGGACTGCGGTACCATCCCGAGGTGACCAGAGACGAGTGTGTTGGGCTCGGTATGTGGATGACATGGAAATGTGCCGTTATGGGCCTCCCATTTGGGGGAGCAAAGGGTGGAATTGCGGTCAATTCCAAGGAATTGAGCCCAACAGAGAAGGAGCGACTTACTCGGCGGTTCGCACAGGAAGTTCGCGACGTTATCGGCCCGAAACAGGATATTCCTGCACCAGACATGGGGACGGACCCACAGACCATGGCCTGGCTAATGGACGCATACTCAATGCAGGAAGGCGAAACAATACCAGGGGTTGTCACCGGTAAGCCACCTGTTGTCGGTGGAAGCGAAGGTCGCGAGGAAGCACCTGGCCGGAGCGTTGCAATAATCACAAAGCTTGCTTGTGAATATTATGACTGGGAGCTCAATAACACTACAGTAGCGGTCCAGGGATACGGAAGTGTTGGAGCGAATGCCGCTCGACTCCTGGATAACTGGGGCGCAACTATCATTGCAATCAGCGACGTGAACGGTGCAATGTACGAACCAGGCGGAATAGATACGGCTACTGTCCCATCGCACGATGAAGTGCCTGAAGCGGTCACAGAATATGCCGACAATACCATCTCAAATGAGGAACTCCTTACGCTTGACGTTGATGTCCTCATTCCTGCTGCTTTGGGGAATGTAATCACCAAAGAGAACGCAGAAGCGATTGATGCAGACCTCATCGTTGAAGGGGCAAATGGTCCGACGACATCGACTGCTGATTCGATTCTCGCTGACCGGGGTGTTGCGGTAATTCCTGATATTCTTGCCAATGCTGGAGGGGTAACGGTAAGTTACTTCGAGTGGCTTCAGGACATCAATCGGCGAGCGTGGTCACTTGAACGGGTGAACAATGAACTCGAAGCAGAGATGGAGGCTGCTTGGGATGCGGTTCAGTCAGAATTCGAACAACGAGACATTACTTGGCGTGATGCGGCCTACATCGTTGCACTATCCCGCATTGTCGAAGCCCACAAAGCACGGGGGCTCTGGCCGTAG
- a CDS encoding rubrerythrin-like domain-containing protein: MRDVDPKPDEETPYECFQCGNIIISESSDNQCLDCNGPMRNRRTPLE; the protein is encoded by the coding sequence ATGAGAGATGTCGACCCCAAACCAGACGAAGAAACCCCGTATGAGTGCTTTCAGTGCGGGAACATCATCATCTCGGAGAGCAGCGACAATCAGTGCCTCGACTGTAATGGCCCAATGCGAAATCGGCGAACTCCACTTGAGTAA